A window of Fundidesulfovibrio putealis DSM 16056 genomic DNA:
GGCCCTGGAATCCCTGAACAAGGCCATCGTGTCCAAGGACAAGATCCGCGCGAACCTGGGCGCGTTGCAGAACCGCCTGCAGAACACCGTGTCGAACCTGCAGATCCAGGCCGAGAACCTCCAGGCCGCCGAGTCGCAGATCTCCGACGTGGACGTGGCCGAAGAGATGACCTCCTTCGTGCGCTCGCAAATTCTGACCCAGTCCGCCGTGGCCATGCTCTCGCAGGCCAACAGCCTGCCCAGGATGGCCATGCAGCTCCTCGGGTAAGAGCTTCGAAAACCTCCCGCGCGGGGGAAAGAGAGACTCCCTCGCGCGCGGATCCTCCGTGTGGCCGGGTCGCGAAAGCGGCCCGGCCTTTTTGCGTGCGGCTCCCCGAGGGCCGCACGAAGAAATCCGGAAACACCCCTAAAGGAAATACAGGGGCGGGCGATAAGAGGGGCACAGGCAACGCGCCACGGCCGGGTCAGGGACCCAGCCGGATGGGAAGGGATCCCGGCGCGAGTGCCAGGCAAGGATGCCAATCATATTCACGGAGGAAGAACCATGTCTCTCGTAATCAACCACAACTTGATGGCCCAGAACGCGGCTCGCAACCTGAGCGAATCGTATTCCAGCCTTGGCGTGTCCACCCGTCGTCTGTCTTCCGGCCTTCGCGTCGGCACCGCAGCTGACGACGCCGCCGGCCTGGCTGTCCGCGAACTCATGCGTGCGGACATCTCCTCACTCAACCAGGGCGTGCGCAACGCCAACGATGCCATCTCCATGATCCAGACTGCGGACGGAGCGCTGGGCGTTATCGACGAAAAGCTCATCCGCATGAAGGAACTGGCCACGCAGGCGTCAACGGGTACCTACACCTCTGACCAGCGTCTGATCATCGACTCCGAGTATCAGGCCATGGCCTCGGAAATCACCCGAATCGCGTCCGCCACAGACTTCAACGGCATCTACCTGCTGAACGGCAACCTGTCCGGCGCCAACCACAGCGGCGCGGGGCTGAACTCCACCGGCAAGATGAAGGTGCACTTCGGTACCGGCAACCTGTCCGCCGAGGACTACTACTACGTCCAGATCAACACCTCGACCGCTTCGGCTCTGGGTGTCGGTATCGGGGCCACCACCACCTCCGGCCGGTCCATCTCCACCCAGCAGCTGGCTCAGCAGTCGCTGGAGGCGATCAACAACGCCATCGTGTCCAAGGACAAGATCCGCGCAAACCTGGGCGCCCTGCAGAACAGGCTGTCCAACACCGTGCAGAACCTGCAGATCCAGGCCGAGAACCTCCAGGCCGCCGAGTCGCAGATCTCCGACGTGGACGTGGCCGAAGAGATGACCTCCTTCGTGCGCTCGCAGATCCTGACCCAGTCCGCAGTCGCCATGCTCTCGCAGGCCAACAGCCTGCCCAGGATGGCCATGCAGCTCCTCGGCTAATAACCGAGCCAGCGGCAAACAGCACCGAAAACCGACCGGGCCGCACACGCGGTCCGGTCGTTTTCGGTTACGGCGCGATGATTGCTTTCTTCCGGTCACGGCGGGATGCCCCGGCAAAATATTCCTAGGGGAAAGGCCATGGCGATCGGAGATGTTACAGCAGGCAGCATAGCAGGACAGGTCCACTTCTCGGGTTTGGGAAGCGGCACGGACTTCGACACGCTCATCACCAAGCTCGTTCAGGTCGAACAAAGCCGGGTCACAACGTATCAGAAGTGGAAGCAGTCCTGGCTGGACAAAAACACGGCCTTCAAGGACCTGAACTCCAAGATGCTCTCCCTGCGCACCACGCTCCAGGGCATGGACACCATCGGCGAGTTCCTGAAGAAGACCGCCGCCTCCAACAACACCTCCACGCTCACGGCCACGGCAGGCGGCGACGCCGAGGTCGGCACCCACACCTTCTCCGTGCTGCAGCTGGCCAAGAACAAGATGATGGTCACCAGCTCCGGCTATGCGACCCTCACCCAGGACATCAACAGCCTGGCCACCGACGCCAAGTTTACCTACACCTACAAGGGCGTCACGGTTTCCAACGCCATCCCGGCCACGGCAAACCTGAACGACCTGGTGAACATCATCAACACCAACGGCACCAACAACGGCGTGCGCGCGTCCACCATCTTCGACGGCAGCAATTACTATCTGCAGTTGCGCGGGCTGGACACAGGGTCCAACGCGAGCCTCGTGGTGAGCCCCACGACCACCTTGCCGGGCTTCCTGAACGGCAATTTCCGCACCACCCAGGCCAACCAGGACGCCAAGCTGAAAATCGACGGCTGGCCGCTCTCCAACGCCTACATTTCACGCGCCACCAACACAGTGTCCGACGTGATCCCCGGCCTGACCATGACCATCAAGTCTTCCGGAGCCGGCACCATAAGCATCGCCACTGACGCGGACGCCGTGGTGGCCAACGTGAAGACCTTCATCAGCCAGGTCAACGAGGTGCGCCAGAAAATCCGCGACCTCACCAAGTACGACAGCACCACCAAGGAAGCGTCCATCCTGACCGGCAACTACGGCCTGCAGATGCTCGACTCCATCATGAAGAACATCACGGCCGCGCCCGGCATCGGGTTCGACCGAGACCGAGACACCTACGTGTCGCTCTCGCCGGTGGGTCTTAGCACGGACGCAATGGAAGGCTCGCCCACCCAGGGGCTCATCCTGCTGGACGAGACCACGCTGCGAAACGTCCTGGCCTCCAACGCCTACGCCGTAGGCAAAATTTTCGCCGCCAACTACATGGGCGACACCACCAGCGCCAACACCAGCTTCACGTCCTACATCAGCGGCATCACCAAGCCTGGAACCTACTCCGTGTCCTACACGGTGGCTGGCGGCAAAATCACCGGGGCCACCATCGGCGGGCACCCGGCCATCTTCTATTCCAACTCGTCCACCATCACTGGCGCGGCCGGTTACGACGAGGCCGGTATGGTGATACGCGTCAACAACCTCACCAACGGCACGTATACCAGCGCGGTGAACCTGCGCCTTGGCAAGAGCCCCGAACTGGTGAGCGAACTGACCGACCTGACCAACGCGGATTCGGGTCCCCTGAACATCCTCCAGAAGAACTACGTCACCATCTCCGACAACATTCAGAAAAAGATAGATTACGAGACCAAACGGATCTCCACCATGGAGACCCATTTGCGGGCTCGTTTCTCCAAGCTGGACACGGTGCTCGGCAAATACAGCCAGATCCAGTCACAGCTTGGTTCGCAGATAGCCCAGCTCACCAGCAGCAGTTAGGCAGGAGTAAGTCGTCATGCAGAAAGCGGCACACGCATACCTTCAGACCCAGGTTACGACAACGACCCAGGGGGATCTGCTCATTCTCCTCTTCGACGGCGCGCTCAAGTTCCTGAAACAGGCCAAGGAACGCATGGCCGCCAAGGACTACGCGCAGAAGGGAATCCTCATATCCAAGGCCCTGGACGTGCTAGGCGAGCTGCAAAGCAGCCTGAACGCCCAGAAAGGCGGAGAGATCGCGGAGAACCTGCGCAAGCTCTATCTGCTGTGCTCAACCAAGCTCCTCATGGCCAACATGCACATGAACCAGGACCTCGTGGACGAGGTGGTGAACATTCTCAGCGGAATCCGAGACGCCTTCGCGCAGATCAACACCCCGCAGTTTGCGCCCCCCCCGCCCACCGTGGCCCAGGCCAGCCGGGCCGGATCGCAGCAGGCCCCCACCGGGGCCATGGGGGCGCCATCCGCCGGAGCGCCCGTCCACAAGGCGTTCGCAGCCTACTCCCTCGCGCGCAAGGATGCCGGATAGCGCAGACGCGCCGTACGCACTGTTCGCGCAGCAGCAAAGAAGAGCGCCCGCCGAAGAATCGGCGGGCGCTTTATTTGCTTTTGGCGTTTCGGGGAACAATCCGCCCGGACGCTTGAGGACTACACCCTGCGGGCGGCGATGAGCCCTTTGAAGACTTCCATGATGAGCACGTCCGTCCTGTTGGGAGCATGGGTGAACGCGTCAATTTCTGCCAGGCGCTTCGCGCCATTAGCCAGCATATATTCCAGGATCATCTGGTTCACGCGTATTCCGTCGGTGATCTGCGCGGGCGCGCTGTAATCTTCCATGTCCGTCTCTCCGTGCATCCTGGGAGGCCGACCCCGAACTGAAATCCGGCCGGTTCTCGTCTTCATCCCTATCGGCAGCCTCGAGGCCCGACTTTAGGGCGAGCCCGG
This region includes:
- a CDS encoding flagellin N-terminal helical domain-containing protein; the encoded protein is MSLVINHNLMAQNAARNLSESYSSLGVSTRRLSSGLRVGTAADDAAGLAVRELMRADISSLNQGVRNANDAISMIQTADGALGVIDEKLIRMKELATQASTGTYTSDQRLIIDSEYQAMASEITRIASATDFNGIYLLNGNLSGANHSGAGLNSTGKMKVHFGTGNLSAEDYYYVQINTSTASALGVGIGATTTSGRSISTQQLAQQSLEAINNAIVSKDKIRANLGALQNRLSNTVQNLQIQAENLQAAESQISDVDVAEEMTSFVRSQILTQSAVAMLSQANSLPRMAMQLLG
- the fliD gene encoding flagellar filament capping protein FliD, producing the protein MAIGDVTAGSIAGQVHFSGLGSGTDFDTLITKLVQVEQSRVTTYQKWKQSWLDKNTAFKDLNSKMLSLRTTLQGMDTIGEFLKKTAASNNTSTLTATAGGDAEVGTHTFSVLQLAKNKMMVTSSGYATLTQDINSLATDAKFTYTYKGVTVSNAIPATANLNDLVNIINTNGTNNGVRASTIFDGSNYYLQLRGLDTGSNASLVVSPTTTLPGFLNGNFRTTQANQDAKLKIDGWPLSNAYISRATNTVSDVIPGLTMTIKSSGAGTISIATDADAVVANVKTFISQVNEVRQKIRDLTKYDSTTKEASILTGNYGLQMLDSIMKNITAAPGIGFDRDRDTYVSLSPVGLSTDAMEGSPTQGLILLDETTLRNVLASNAYAVGKIFAANYMGDTTSANTSFTSYISGITKPGTYSVSYTVAGGKITGATIGGHPAIFYSNSSTITGAAGYDEAGMVIRVNNLTNGTYTSAVNLRLGKSPELVSELTDLTNADSGPLNILQKNYVTISDNIQKKIDYETKRISTMETHLRARFSKLDTVLGKYSQIQSQLGSQIAQLTSSS
- the fliS gene encoding flagellar export chaperone FliS, producing MQKAAHAYLQTQVTTTTQGDLLILLFDGALKFLKQAKERMAAKDYAQKGILISKALDVLGELQSSLNAQKGGEIAENLRKLYLLCSTKLLMANMHMNQDLVDEVVNILSGIRDAFAQINTPQFAPPPPTVAQASRAGSQQAPTGAMGAPSAGAPVHKAFAAYSLARKDAG